The Faecalibacter sp. LW9 genome has a segment encoding these proteins:
- a CDS encoding DUF5103 domain-containing protein yields the protein MNFFRSLFVVVITFIHFYGFAQVIEVKPPQNIATIQVFNPQRNDNTPIIKLNSNEYLLFLFDDLDAGYKRYNYKIEHRNADWSESGIFESEFIQGQNSDFIRTHKNSFNTYKKYTNYQLQFPNREMNVKLGGNYLLKVYLDNEDQPVFTKRFAVYQGNVEVGMQTSRYNNPVNKEVNQRIQTIVSSGSQNFTETPDGGRLFIMKNNNWNEYITDIRPDFTRNNQLTFNNVEWTFEGGSEYNWFDTKNLDVPGLTTERNFRKDSVYHTVLRVDFPKYNLPYDDFGDVNGNFYIRNNRYGNEYLAASEADYSWIYFALDAFEDQNGQFEPYVVGAFNNWEISPTSKMKYNSESKLWENEYFLKQGYYNYQYVVLNKKTNRIEPSYVSGSFWQTENMYQGLFYYRPWGGRYDILMGYGEANTRR from the coding sequence ATGAATTTTTTCAGATCTCTTTTTGTTGTTGTAATCACATTCATACATTTTTATGGTTTTGCTCAAGTTATCGAGGTAAAACCTCCACAGAATATTGCAACCATTCAAGTATTTAATCCCCAACGCAATGATAATACTCCAATCATTAAATTAAATTCCAATGAATATTTATTGTTTTTGTTTGATGATTTAGATGCTGGCTATAAACGCTACAATTATAAGATTGAACATCGAAACGCTGATTGGTCAGAGTCTGGAATATTTGAATCTGAATTTATTCAAGGACAAAACAGTGATTTTATTCGTACCCATAAGAATTCGTTTAATACCTATAAGAAGTATACCAATTATCAATTGCAGTTTCCGAATCGAGAAATGAATGTGAAATTAGGAGGAAATTACTTGTTGAAAGTCTATTTAGATAATGAAGATCAGCCTGTTTTTACTAAGCGTTTCGCAGTCTATCAAGGTAACGTAGAAGTTGGTATGCAAACTTCTCGTTACAATAATCCGGTAAACAAAGAAGTGAATCAAAGAATACAAACAATCGTTTCAAGTGGTTCACAAAATTTTACAGAAACACCGGATGGTGGTCGTTTATTCATCATGAAAAACAACAATTGGAATGAATACATTACAGATATTCGTCCCGATTTTACACGTAACAATCAATTAACGTTTAATAATGTAGAGTGGACATTTGAAGGAGGGAGTGAATACAATTGGTTTGATACAAAAAACTTGGATGTACCGGGTTTAACTACAGAACGTAACTTCAGAAAAGATTCAGTGTATCACACAGTTTTACGGGTAGACTTTCCGAAATACAATTTACCATATGACGATTTTGGAGATGTCAATGGGAATTTCTATATCCGAAATAATCGTTATGGAAACGAATATTTAGCAGCATCAGAAGCAGACTATTCTTGGATCTATTTTGCTTTAGATGCTTTTGAAGATCAAAACGGGCAATTCGAGCCTTATGTTGTAGGAGCTTTTAACAATTGGGAAATTTCGCCAACATCGAAAATGAAATATAATTCAGAATCCAAATTATGGGAAAATGAATACTTTCTGAAACAAGGATATTACAATTATCAGTATGTAGTTCTAAATAAAAAGACGAATCGTATAGAACCAAGTTATGTCAGCGGAAGTTTTTGGCAAACAGAAAATATGTATCAAGGTCTTTTTTATTATCGCCCGTGGGGAGGACGATATGATATCTTAATGGGCTATGGTGAAGCCAATACAAGAAGATAA
- a CDS encoding T9SS type A sorting domain-containing protein — MKRNFNTTEYSNPCLAESSYGQAEDYSVNVGTLSTVDTTKSSIKVYPNPVVDYLVVESFSEAKFISVIDITGRQVLSQNPSSKVNRVNMSSLSAGTYIVTVESNDGVQSFKVIKK; from the coding sequence ATGAAGAGAAATTTTAATACAACTGAATATTCAAACCCTTGTTTAGCAGAATCATCTTACGGTCAAGCGGAGGATTATTCTGTCAATGTAGGAACATTATCTACAGTAGATACAACAAAATCTTCTATAAAAGTTTATCCTAATCCAGTGGTAGATTATTTAGTTGTAGAATCTTTCTCTGAAGCAAAATTCATTTCAGTTATTGATATTACAGGACGCCAAGTGTTATCTCAAAATCCATCGTCTAAAGTAAATCGTGTGAATATGTCTTCATTATCTGCAGGAACATACATTGTTACTGTTGAGTCAAATGATGGTGTACAATCATTTAAAGTAATTAAAAAGTAG
- the pruA gene encoding L-glutamate gamma-semialdehyde dehydrogenase, with translation MAKSFAQIPTVVNEEVKSYAPGSPERAELLDTYKKMYNEVIEVPQYIGSEEIYTGVKKEIRPPHDHQKVVGYYHEGTQADVQKAIDTALAARNSWANMAWEDRAAIFLKAADLIAGPYRAKMNAATMIGQSKNAMQAEIDSACELIDFLRFNVKFMTEIYADQPISSPGVWNKVEYRPLEGFTFAITPFNFTAIAGNLPSCMALMGNVVVWKPSDKQVYAAKVTMEVFKKAGLPDGVINMVLADPAETATTCISHPDFAGLHFTGSTHVFKHLWKQIGNNVDIHKTYPRVVGETGGKDFVMVHKSACPTEVAVGLVRGAFEYQGQKCSAASRAYIPSNLWPEVEKQMKEMLATITVGSPEDFSNFVTAVIDSNSFKKITGFIDRAKASSEAEIIAGGTYNDEVGYFIDPTVIVTTNPKYESMTDEIFGPVLSIYVYDENQYEETLKLVDETSAYALTGSIFAQDRAAVETAYKALENAAGNFYINDKPTGAVVGQQPFGGARASGTNDKAGSAMNLLRWVSVRTVKETLVPAKDYKYPFLAK, from the coding sequence ATGGCTAAATCATTTGCACAAATTCCTACTGTCGTAAACGAAGAGGTAAAATCTTATGCTCCTGGATCTCCAGAAAGAGCAGAATTATTAGATACTTATAAGAAAATGTATAATGAGGTAATTGAAGTTCCTCAATATATCGGTTCTGAAGAAATTTACACTGGTGTGAAGAAAGAGATTCGTCCACCACATGATCACCAAAAAGTAGTTGGTTACTATCACGAAGGTACGCAAGCTGATGTACAAAAAGCAATTGATACAGCATTAGCAGCAAGAAATTCTTGGGCAAATATGGCGTGGGAAGATCGTGCAGCAATCTTCTTAAAAGCAGCAGATTTAATCGCCGGTCCTTACCGCGCAAAAATGAATGCAGCTACAATGATCGGGCAATCAAAGAATGCAATGCAAGCAGAGATCGACTCAGCATGTGAGTTAATTGACTTTTTACGTTTCAACGTGAAATTCATGACAGAAATCTATGCTGATCAGCCAATTTCATCTCCAGGGGTTTGGAATAAAGTAGAATATCGTCCTTTAGAAGGATTTACTTTTGCGATTACGCCATTCAACTTTACAGCAATTGCTGGGAATTTACCATCATGTATGGCTTTAATGGGGAACGTTGTAGTTTGGAAACCTTCAGACAAACAAGTTTATGCAGCTAAAGTCACTATGGAAGTGTTCAAAAAAGCAGGTTTACCAGATGGTGTAATTAATATGGTCTTAGCTGATCCAGCGGAAACGGCTACAACTTGTATTTCTCACCCAGATTTTGCAGGGTTACACTTTACAGGTTCAACACATGTTTTCAAACATTTATGGAAACAAATTGGAAATAATGTTGATATTCACAAAACTTATCCACGTGTAGTAGGGGAAACGGGAGGAAAAGATTTTGTAATGGTTCACAAATCTGCATGTCCTACAGAAGTAGCAGTAGGTTTAGTTCGTGGAGCATTCGAATATCAAGGTCAAAAATGTTCAGCGGCATCTCGTGCATATATACCATCGAATTTATGGCCAGAAGTTGAGAAACAAATGAAAGAAATGTTAGCTACAATTACAGTAGGTTCTCCAGAAGATTTCTCAAATTTTGTGACTGCTGTGATTGATTCGAATTCATTTAAGAAAATTACAGGATTTATTGATCGTGCAAAAGCATCTTCTGAAGCAGAAATTATTGCTGGAGGTACTTATAATGATGAAGTAGGTTACTTTATTGATCCTACAGTGATTGTAACTACAAATCCTAAATACGAATCAATGACGGATGAAATCTTCGGACCTGTGTTATCTATCTATGTTTATGATGAGAACCAATATGAAGAAACTTTAAAATTAGTGGATGAAACTTCGGCTTATGCTTTAACAGGTTCAATCTTTGCTCAAGATCGTGCAGCAGTAGAAACAGCTTATAAAGCGTTAGAAAATGCGGCAGGTAATTTCTATATTAATGACAAGCCAACAGGAGCAGTTGTTGGTCAACAACCATTCGGTGGAGCACGTGCTTCTGGAACTAATGATAAAGCAGGTTCAGCAATGAACTTATTACGTTGGGTTTCTGTACGTACAGTGAAAGAAACATTAGTACCAGCGAAAGATTATAAATACCCATTTTTAGCAAAATAA
- a CDS encoding cation diffusion facilitator family transporter has protein sequence MSKNSETAVKASVFSIIGNASLALIKFLGGYFGNSYALIADAIESSTDVFSSILVFLGLKYSSRPADENHPYGHGKAEALITFLVVLSLIVAAIVIAYESVHNIFTPHERPEAFTLIILGGIIIFKEASFQYVMKKSRQTNSSSLKADAWHHRSDAITSLMAFIGISISLIMGDGWEIADDVTALIASGFIIFNAYNILRPALGEMMDEDLYGVENERIKVIARKVPGVKAVEKCVMRKSGMVYFVDMHAVVSGSLSVAEGHAISHLIKDRVMEVIPEIQDVLVHIEPDFVSIEEYYKNFRKISINREL, from the coding sequence ATGAGCAAGAATTCAGAAACAGCAGTAAAGGCTTCAGTATTCAGTATTATAGGGAATGCGAGTTTAGCGTTAATTAAATTTTTAGGAGGTTACTTTGGGAACTCTTATGCTTTGATTGCTGATGCTATCGAGTCTTCAACTGATGTTTTCTCTTCCATTTTAGTTTTCTTAGGTTTAAAATATTCGTCTCGTCCAGCCGATGAAAATCATCCCTATGGGCATGGAAAAGCAGAAGCATTAATTACTTTTTTAGTTGTATTATCACTTATTGTTGCTGCAATTGTTATTGCGTACGAAAGTGTTCATAATATTTTTACACCTCACGAACGTCCAGAAGCATTTACATTAATTATTTTGGGAGGAATTATCATTTTTAAAGAAGCTTCTTTTCAATATGTGATGAAGAAAAGTCGCCAAACGAATAGCTCTTCTTTAAAGGCAGATGCCTGGCATCATCGTTCAGATGCTATAACCTCTCTAATGGCATTTATCGGGATTTCGATTTCTTTGATTATGGGTGATGGATGGGAAATAGCCGATGATGTAACAGCATTAATTGCATCTGGATTTATCATTTTTAATGCTTACAATATTTTAAGACCAGCACTTGGTGAAATGATGGATGAGGATCTTTACGGAGTTGAAAACGAAAGAATCAAAGTTATTGCTCGTAAAGTACCAGGCGTAAAAGCTGTTGAGAAATGTGTGATGAGAAAATCAGGAATGGTTTATTTTGTGGATATGCATGCAGTAGTTAGTGGAAGTTTATCGGTTGCTGAAGGTCATGCAATTAGTCATTTGATTAAAGATCGAGTAATGGAAGTTATCCCAGAAATACAAGATGTGCTCGTGCATATCGAACCTGATTTTGTTTCGATCGAAGAATATTATAAAAATTTTAGAAAAATATCAATCAATAGAGAGCTGTAA
- a CDS encoding acyl-CoA dehydrogenase family protein, which produces MNYLENENLELIAQSAREFAEQYIRPNIMEWDEAQTFPVECFKELGKMGFMGIVVPEEYGGSGLSYDEYVTIVDEISQVDPSIGLSVAAHNSLCTNHILTFGNEEQKKKWLPKLATAEWIGAWGLTEHNTGSDAGGMSTTAVKDGDEWVINGAKNFITHAISGDVAVVMTRTGEKGAKNNATAFVIEKGTPGFTSGKKENKLGMRASETAELIFDNVRVSDANRLGEVGEGFKQALKILDGGRISIAALSLGIAKGAYKAALKYAQERHQFGQAIANFQAVNFKLAEMATEIEASELLIRKASYLKNKHLPMATEGAMAKYYASEVCVKVANDAVQIFGGYGYTKDFPVEKFYRDSKLCTIGEGTTEIQKLVIGRNILKD; this is translated from the coding sequence ATGAATTATTTAGAAAACGAAAATTTAGAACTGATTGCACAATCTGCAAGAGAATTTGCAGAACAATATATTCGTCCAAACATTATGGAATGGGACGAAGCACAAACGTTCCCTGTAGAATGTTTCAAGGAATTAGGTAAAATGGGATTCATGGGAATCGTAGTTCCTGAAGAATATGGAGGAAGTGGATTATCTTACGATGAATATGTAACGATTGTTGACGAAATTTCTCAAGTTGATCCTTCAATCGGATTATCTGTTGCAGCACACAATTCATTATGTACTAACCATATCTTAACGTTTGGAAATGAAGAACAAAAGAAGAAATGGTTACCGAAATTAGCAACTGCTGAATGGATTGGAGCTTGGGGATTAACGGAACATAATACAGGATCTGATGCAGGAGGAATGTCAACTACTGCTGTAAAAGACGGTGATGAGTGGGTGATTAATGGAGCGAAAAACTTTATTACACATGCGATTTCTGGTGATGTTGCAGTTGTAATGACAAGAACTGGTGAGAAAGGAGCTAAAAACAATGCAACAGCTTTCGTAATTGAAAAAGGAACACCTGGGTTTACTTCTGGTAAAAAAGAAAATAAATTAGGTATGCGTGCCTCAGAAACCGCAGAATTAATCTTTGATAATGTACGTGTTTCTGATGCAAACCGTCTAGGTGAAGTAGGAGAGGGATTCAAGCAAGCATTGAAAATTTTAGACGGAGGTCGTATCTCTATTGCAGCTTTATCTTTAGGGATTGCTAAAGGAGCTTACAAAGCTGCACTAAAATATGCTCAAGAGCGTCACCAATTCGGTCAAGCAATTGCCAATTTCCAAGCTGTAAACTTCAAATTAGCAGAAATGGCGACAGAAATTGAAGCTTCTGAACTTTTAATTCGTAAAGCATCGTATTTAAAAAATAAACATTTACCGATGGCAACTGAAGGTGCAATGGCGAAATATTATGCATCTGAAGTATGTGTGAAAGTAGCGAATGATGCTGTACAAATATTTGGAGGTTACGGATATACAAAAGATTTTCCAGTTGAGAAATTCTACCGTGATTCTAAATTATGTACGATAGGTGAGGGGACGACAGAGATACAAAAATTAGTCATTGGACGAAATATTTTAAAAGATTAA
- the rpsU gene encoding 30S ribosomal protein S21, translating to MLIIPVKDGESIERALKKYKRKFDKTGVVRQLRARQQFTKPSVTKRIKKSRAIYKQSLQVQEEA from the coding sequence ATGTTGATTATACCAGTAAAAGACGGAGAGTCAATCGAAAGAGCTCTAAAAAAATACAAAAGAAAATTTGATAAAACAGGTGTTGTACGTCAATTAAGAGCACGTCAGCAGTTCACAAAACCATCTGTTACAAAAAGAATTAAGAAAAGTAGAGCAATCTACAAGCAATCTTTACAAGTTCAAGAAGAAGCTTAA
- a CDS encoding tyrosine-type recombinase/integrase, with translation MDYTQQFLDYLGLEKNYSALTITSYKRDLDDFIAFYQQEENSIEIQEAKKSHIRAFVMFLSQEKKSEKTVNRKLSTLRSFYKYLIKEKVLTINPIEQVHSLKRKKEVVVPFTQNEISDLLDNEEHFSDDFDGVRDRLMIDLLYQTGIRRAELINLKESDIDYNQFSIKVLGKRNKERLVPVSKYLLQEIDIYRKQKNELGLAQCTNLFVTKKGKPLYDTLVYSKVKHYLSLISVKHKKSPHMLRHSFATHMLDSGADLNAVKDLLGHSSLTSTQVYTHGSIENLKKVFNQAHPRELKKE, from the coding sequence ATGGATTATACGCAGCAATTTTTAGATTATTTAGGGTTAGAAAAGAATTATTCAGCCTTAACAATAACAAGTTATAAACGTGATTTGGATGATTTTATCGCGTTTTATCAACAGGAAGAAAATTCAATAGAAATCCAAGAGGCTAAAAAGTCTCATATCCGCGCATTTGTGATGTTCTTATCACAAGAAAAAAAATCAGAGAAAACGGTAAATCGTAAATTGAGTACTCTACGTAGTTTTTATAAGTACTTAATTAAAGAAAAAGTCTTAACCATTAATCCAATTGAACAAGTTCATTCTTTAAAGCGAAAGAAAGAAGTAGTTGTACCCTTTACTCAAAATGAAATTAGTGATCTCTTAGATAATGAGGAACATTTTTCAGATGATTTTGATGGAGTAAGAGATCGATTAATGATTGATTTATTGTATCAAACAGGGATACGTCGAGCAGAATTGATAAATCTCAAGGAGTCTGATATAGATTATAACCAGTTTTCGATTAAAGTATTAGGAAAAAGAAATAAAGAGCGATTGGTACCTGTATCAAAATATTTATTGCAAGAAATCGATATCTACAGAAAACAAAAAAATGAGCTCGGATTAGCTCAATGTACGAATTTATTTGTTACAAAAAAAGGGAAACCTTTATATGACACTCTTGTTTATTCAAAAGTTAAACATTACCTTAGTTTAATAAGTGTAAAACATAAAAAAAGTCCTCACATGTTGAGGCATTCTTTTGCAACCCATATGTTAGATTCTGGTGCGGATCTGAATGCTGTAAAAGATCTTTTAGGGCATTCAAGTTTGACATCGACACAGGTTTATACACATGGAAGCATAGAAAATCTTAAAAAAGTGTTTAATCAAGCTCACCCACGTGAGTTAAAAAAAGAGTAA
- the hpf gene encoding ribosome hibernation-promoting factor, HPF/YfiA family, which translates to MTINVQAVNFDAKPGLEEYLEKKLSKLETLSDKIISAQVFFKIENTSEKNNKCIDIKLEVPGDDILVKKCGQSFEECIDLSVDTLKKLIIRKKEKVSER; encoded by the coding sequence ATGACAATTAATGTACAAGCAGTTAACTTCGATGCTAAACCAGGTTTAGAGGAGTATTTAGAAAAGAAATTATCAAAGTTAGAAACGTTATCAGATAAGATCATTTCTGCACAGGTTTTTTTCAAAATTGAAAATACTTCTGAAAAAAATAATAAATGTATCGATATAAAATTAGAGGTTCCTGGAGATGATATTTTGGTGAAAAAATGTGGTCAATCTTTTGAGGAATGTATTGATTTGTCTGTAGATACGTTGAAAAAATTAATCATTAGAAAAAAAGAAAAAGTGAGTGAGCGATAA
- the tuf gene encoding elongation factor Tu, whose amino-acid sequence MAKETFNRSKPHLNIGTIGHVDHGKTTLTAAITKVLADAGFSEAKAFDQIDNAPEEKERGITINTSHVEYETANRHYAHVDCPGHADYVKNMVTGAAQMDGGILVVAATDGPMPQTREHILLCRQVNVPRIVVFLNKVDMVDDAELLELVDMEVRDLLSSYEYDGDNTPVIQGSALGALNGEPQWVETVLNLMNAVDEWIEEPVRDSDKPFLMPIEDVFSITGRGTVATGRIEAGVINTGDPVDIVGMGEEKLTSTVTGVEMFRKILDRGEAGDNVGILLRGIDKTDIRRGMVIAKQGSVTPHKKFKAEVYILTKEEGGRHTPFHNRYRPQFYVRTTDVTGEINLPEGVEMVLPGDNLTITVELLQPIALNEGLRFAIREGGRTVGAGQVTEILD is encoded by the coding sequence ATGGCAAAGGAAACTTTCAACCGTAGTAAGCCGCACTTAAATATTGGTACTATTGGTCACGTTGACCACGGTAAAACAACTTTGACTGCAGCGATTACTAAAGTATTAGCTGATGCTGGTTTTTCAGAAGCAAAAGCTTTCGATCAAATCGATAATGCTCCAGAGGAGAAAGAGCGTGGTATTACAATTAATACATCTCACGTAGAGTATGAAACTGCTAACCGTCACTACGCACACGTTGACTGTCCAGGTCACGCGGATTACGTAAAGAACATGGTTACAGGAGCTGCACAAATGGATGGTGGTATCTTAGTAGTAGCTGCTACTGATGGACCAATGCCTCAAACTCGTGAGCACATCTTATTATGTCGTCAGGTAAACGTTCCTCGTATCGTTGTTTTCTTAAACAAAGTTGATATGGTTGACGATGCTGAGTTATTAGAGTTAGTTGACATGGAGGTAAGAGATTTATTGTCTTCTTACGAATATGACGGAGATAACACTCCAGTTATCCAAGGATCTGCTTTAGGAGCTTTAAACGGTGAGCCTCAATGGGTTGAAACTGTATTAAACTTAATGAATGCAGTTGACGAGTGGATTGAAGAGCCAGTACGTGACTCTGACAAACCATTCTTAATGCCAATCGAAGACGTATTCTCTATTACAGGACGTGGTACTGTAGCAACAGGACGTATCGAAGCAGGTGTTATCAACACAGGTGATCCAGTTGATATCGTAGGTATGGGAGAAGAAAAATTAACTTCTACTGTAACTGGAGTTGAGATGTTCCGTAAAATCTTAGATCGTGGTGAAGCTGGTGATAACGTAGGTATCTTATTACGTGGTATCGATAAAACTGATATCCGTCGTGGTATGGTTATCGCTAAACAAGGTTCTGTAACTCCACACAAAAAATTCAAAGCTGAGGTTTATATCTTAACTAAAGAAGAAGGTGGACGTCACACTCCATTCCACAACCGTTACCGTCCTCAATTCTACGTTCGTACAACTGACGTAACAGGTGAAATCAACTTACCAGAAGGTGTTGAGATGGTATTACCAGGAGATAACTTAACTATTACAGTTGAATTATTACAACCAATCGCATTAAACGAAGGTTTACGTTTCGCAATCCGTGAAGGTGGACGTACAGTTGGTGCTGGTCAGGTAACTGAAATCTTAGACTAA
- the secE gene encoding preprotein translocase subunit SecE yields MKIVNYIKESYIEFKDNVTWPTFSKLQQDTIIVTIATALLAIFLYAVDSSFASVLNVIYSIF; encoded by the coding sequence ATGAAAATCGTAAATTACATTAAAGAATCTTATATCGAGTTTAAAGATAATGTGACATGGCCAACATTCTCTAAGCTACAACAAGATACTATAATTGTTACAATAGCTACAGCTTTGTTAGCTATATTTTTGTATGCGGTAGATTCATCTTTTGCTTCAGTGCTTAATGTAATTTACAGCATATTTTAA
- the nusG gene encoding transcription termination/antitermination protein NusG gives MSDKKWYVIKTVAGQELKVKDYIEREIQYQNLNDYIGQIVVPMEKVIQTRNGKKYQKEKVHFPGYVMIEAALQGEVPHVIKNISGVISFLSATKGGDPVPMRQSEVNRMLGIADELAVNVDNTYMAQYAIGETVKVIDGAFNGFNGTVEKIIEDKRKLEVMVLIFGRKTPLELNFNQVEKIA, from the coding sequence ATGAGTGATAAAAAATGGTATGTAATCAAAACTGTAGCTGGTCAAGAGTTAAAAGTTAAAGATTATATTGAAAGAGAAATTCAGTACCAAAATTTGAATGATTATATAGGACAAATCGTTGTTCCTATGGAAAAAGTGATTCAAACTAGAAACGGTAAAAAATATCAAAAGGAGAAAGTACACTTTCCTGGATATGTCATGATAGAAGCAGCTCTTCAAGGGGAGGTGCCTCATGTGATTAAGAATATCTCTGGAGTTATTAGTTTTTTAAGTGCAACTAAAGGTGGTGATCCTGTGCCGATGCGTCAATCAGAAGTAAACCGTATGTTAGGTATTGCGGATGAATTAGCCGTTAATGTAGATAATACTTACATGGCTCAATACGCTATCGGAGAAACTGTTAAAGTTATCGATGGTGCTTTCAATGGTTTCAATGGTACTGTTGAAAAAATTATTGAAGACAAACGTAAATTAGAGGTAATGGTTTTAATCTTCGGACGTAAAACACCTTTAGAGTTAAACTTCAATCAAGTAGAGAAAATCGCTTAA
- the rplK gene encoding 50S ribosomal protein L11 — MAKKIEKVVKLQVKGGQANPSPPVGPALGAAGVNIMEFCKQFNGRTQDKQGQVLPVVITVFQDKSFDFVIKTPPAAVQLMEAAKLKKASGVPNRQKVGTVTWDQVKAIAEDKLADMNCFTVESAMKMIAGTARSMGITVKGGQAPE, encoded by the coding sequence ATGGCAAAAAAAATTGAAAAAGTTGTAAAACTTCAAGTTAAAGGAGGGCAAGCAAACCCTTCGCCACCAGTAGGACCTGCTTTAGGTGCTGCCGGAGTTAACATTATGGAGTTTTGTAAACAATTTAATGGACGTACACAAGATAAACAAGGTCAAGTATTACCTGTTGTTATTACTGTGTTCCAAGATAAATCATTTGATTTCGTAATCAAAACTCCTCCAGCTGCTGTTCAGTTAATGGAAGCTGCGAAATTAAAAAAGGCTTCAGGTGTTCCTAACCGTCAAAAAGTTGGTACTGTCACTTGGGATCAAGTTAAAGCTATTGCTGAAGATAAATTAGCAGATATGAACTGTTTTACAGTTGAGTCTGCAATGAAAATGATTGCTGGAACTGCACGTTCTATGGGGATAACTGTAAAAGGTGGTCAAGCTCCAGAATAA
- the rplA gene encoding 50S ribosomal protein L1, with product MAKLTKRQKEAQAKVDKNKLYSIEEASSLVKEVNYAKFDASVDIAVRLGVDPKKANQMVRGVVSLPHGTGKDTKVLALVTPDKEAEAKAAGADYVGLDEYLQKIKEGWTDVDVIVTMPAVMGKLGPLGRILGPRGLMPNPKSGTVTLEVGKAVAEVKAGKIDFKVDRYGIIHAGIGKVSFDADKIKDNANELVQTLIKLKPTAAKGTYVKSITLSTTQSVGVPVDPKSVNA from the coding sequence ATGGCAAAGTTGACAAAAAGACAAAAAGAGGCGCAAGCTAAAGTAGATAAAAACAAATTATACTCAATCGAAGAAGCATCTTCATTAGTAAAAGAAGTTAACTACGCAAAGTTTGACGCATCAGTAGATATCGCTGTTCGTTTAGGAGTAGATCCTAAGAAAGCAAATCAAATGGTACGTGGTGTAGTTTCTTTACCTCACGGAACAGGAAAAGATACTAAAGTTTTAGCTTTAGTTACTCCAGATAAAGAAGCAGAAGCAAAAGCTGCAGGTGCTGATTATGTTGGATTAGACGAGTACTTACAAAAAATCAAAGAAGGTTGGACAGATGTTGACGTTATCGTTACTATGCCAGCTGTAATGGGTAAATTAGGACCATTAGGACGTATCTTAGGACCACGTGGTTTAATGCCTAACCCTAAATCTGGTACAGTTACTTTAGAAGTTGGTAAAGCAGTTGCTGAAGTAAAAGCAGGTAAAATTGATTTTAAAGTAGACCGTTACGGAATCATCCACGCAGGTATTGGTAAAGTATCTTTCGATGCTGATAAAATTAAAGATAATGCGAACGAATTAGTTCAAACTTTAATTAAATTAAAACCAACTGCTGCAAAAGGTACTTACGTAAAAAGCATCACGCTTTCTACTACTCAATCAGTAGGTGTTCCAGTTGATCCAAAAAGTGTAAACGCTTAA
- the rplJ gene encoding 50S ribosomal protein L10, protein MTKQDKAAMIEELQGVLNSSKIIYLADIEGLNAVNSTELRRACFKSNVSLRVVKNTLLKKAMERVEDKNFEELYGSLKGNTALMTAEVGNAPAKVIDTFRKKSEKPILKGAWIEDNVYVGDDKLSTLVALKSREELIADIIMLLQSPIKTVVSQLENKENASTAEATEETAAE, encoded by the coding sequence ATGACAAAACAAGATAAAGCAGCAATGATCGAAGAATTACAAGGTGTATTAAATTCTTCAAAAATCATTTATTTAGCAGATATCGAAGGTTTAAACGCTGTTAATTCTACTGAATTAAGAAGAGCTTGCTTCAAAAGCAATGTTTCTTTACGCGTTGTAAAAAACACTTTATTAAAGAAAGCTATGGAGCGTGTAGAAGATAAAAACTTCGAAGAGCTTTATGGATCTTTAAAAGGTAATACTGCATTAATGACTGCTGAAGTAGGAAATGCTCCTGCTAAAGTAATCGATACTTTCAGAAAAAAATCTGAAAAACCTATCTTAAAAGGTGCATGGATTGAAGATAATGTTTACGTAGGTGACGATAAATTATCTACATTAGTAGCATTAAAATCTCGCGAAGAATTAATCGCAGATATTATTATGTTACTTCAGTCTCCAATCAAGACAGTTGTTTCTCAATTAGAGAACAAAGAAAATGCATCTACTGCTGAAGCTACAGAAGAAACAGCAGCTGAATAA